Below is a genomic region from Candidatus Methylomirabilota bacterium.
CGGCCGCGGTGGCCTTGGCGCCCGGCTCCTCGATATCGGCGCAGGCGACGCGGGCGCCGGCCGCCGCGAACGCCAGCGCGGTCGCGCGCCCGATTCCGTTCGCCGCGCCGACGACGATGGCGGTCTTCTTCTCGAGGGTGAACGCCGGGTCGATCATCGCGCCCTCCTGTCACCGGCCCTTCCCGCCGGCGTCGATCTCGACGTAGGATAGCGCAATCATCCGCGGCCGGGAGGATGAACCGGCGAGCGCCTCACAACTCACCTGGAAGGGTCACATGAGCGACGGCACAACGCGGCAGCTGGCGGTCGGGCTCAAGCACGTGCGGACGGTCAAGGTCACGGACGATATGACGCCGGGGCACCTGCGCAGCGAGCCGATCCGCGTGCTCTCCACACCGGACATGATCCGGCTCATCGAGCAGACCGCGATCGAGGCGGTGCAGCCGTGCCTCGCCAGCGGCCAGGCCACCGTCGGCACGCGCGTCGATGTCGCCCACCTGGCGGCGACGCTGGTGGGCATGACCGTCACGATCAGCGTCGAGCTCACGGAGATCGACCGGCGACGGCTCGGCTTCCGCGTCGAGGTCCGTGATGAGCTGGACGAGGCGGGCCGAGGCACCCACGAGCGCTTCATCGTCGACGGCGCCCAGCGGATGCCGCGACTTCAAGAAAAGCTGAACCGGTGGAAGGCCATCGGCGGGAAGTGAAGCCCGTCTCGTTGCGCGCGGTCGCCACGCTCTTCCTGGAACGCCAGCACCTCGCCCGGCCGCGCGCGGCCACGCTGACCACCCGGCGTCTCGGCCGCTTCGTCGAGGACGTGGGCGGGCTCCAGATGGATTCCATCAACGTCCTCGATCGGGCCCACTACCTCACGGTGTGGAGCCGCTTCGGGCCCTACGACCGCGCCTGGCTCGATCGCGTCGTCTACCGGCGCCGGATCCTGTTCGAGTACTGGGCGCACGCCGCCTGCCTGGTGCCGACGACGATGCTGCCGTGGTGGCGCCGCGCCATGCTCGACTACCGGGTCCGCCACACCGGCTGGTCCGACTGGCTCCGCCGGAACCCGAAGGTGCTGAGCCAGGTGAAGACGGCGGTTTCGGCCAGCGGGCCGATGGGCGGCACGGACTTCGACGGACGGCGTCCGAGCGGAGGCGGTGGGTGGTGGTCGTGGAAGCCCGTCCAGCACGCGCTGCACTATCTGTGGATGACCGGCGCGCTCACCATCCACTCGC
It encodes:
- a CDS encoding SDR family NAD(P)-dependent oxidoreductase, with amino-acid sequence MIDPAFTLEKKTAIVVGAANGIGRATALAFAAAGARVACADIEEPGAKATAA
- a CDS encoding thioesterase family protein, whose product is MSDGTTRQLAVGLKHVRTVKVTDDMTPGHLRSEPIRVLSTPDMIRLIEQTAIEAVQPCLASGQATVGTRVDVAHLAATLVGMTVTISVELTEIDRRRLGFRVEVRDELDEAGRGTHERFIVDGAQRMPRLQEKLNRWKAIGGK